One uncultured Fibrobacter sp. genomic region harbors:
- a CDS encoding sigma-70 family RNA polymerase sigma factor, with protein sequence MTKNMHVRDDRDVYFQYLNDISKYPLLTKEQEKVLLQKVREGSREAMDLLVKSNLRFVVNIANLYKGQGLDVNELINEGNMGLIEAARRFDQNQKIKFISYAVWWVRQNITRAIAERGRLVRISAEKELVLRRFAKKGGQMHQVVGGGLMLDPKSLEGVSKYKADDIEKILMMGNKSTSLDTPVNEDGDMTLGDTIAAAEFRTDELAEQHNRNKLFDKAMNNSLSEQEKEIIQLYFGFKMDSDLNLKEIAPMVGLSKERTRQLKDSALEKLRNEQLARVLNDAA encoded by the coding sequence ATGACAAAGAATATGCACGTTCGTGATGACAGGGATGTTTATTTCCAGTATCTGAACGATATTTCTAAATATCCGCTGCTTACCAAGGAACAAGAAAAAGTCCTTCTGCAGAAAGTGCGTGAAGGCAGCCGCGAAGCCATGGATCTGCTCGTCAAGAGCAACCTCCGCTTTGTGGTGAATATCGCAAACCTTTACAAGGGTCAGGGCCTCGACGTGAACGAGCTCATCAACGAAGGCAACATGGGCCTCATCGAAGCCGCACGCCGCTTTGACCAGAACCAGAAAATCAAGTTTATCAGCTATGCCGTATGGTGGGTTCGCCAGAACATCACCCGCGCTATCGCCGAACGCGGTCGCCTGGTTCGCATCAGCGCCGAAAAGGAACTCGTGCTCCGCCGCTTTGCCAAGAAGGGCGGCCAGATGCACCAGGTCGTAGGCGGAGGCCTTATGCTTGACCCGAAAAGCCTCGAAGGCGTTTCCAAGTACAAAGCCGACGATATCGAGAAAATCCTGATGATGGGCAACAAGTCCACCTCCCTCGATACCCCCGTAAACGAAGACGGCGACATGACGCTTGGCGACACCATTGCTGCGGCGGAATTCCGCACCGACGAACTCGCCGAACAGCACAACCGCAACAAGCTTTTTGACAAGGCGATGAACAACAGCCTCTCCGAACAGGAAAAGGAAATCATCCAGCTCTATTTCGGCTTCAAGATGGATTCCGACCTGAACCTGAAGGAAATCGCCCCGATGGTAGGCCTCTCCAAGGAACGCACCCGCCAGCTCAAGGATTCTGCGCTCGAAAAGCTCAGAAACGAACAGCTCGCCCGCGTTTTGAATGACGCCGCCTAG
- a CDS encoding S41 family peptidase, giving the protein MLNFRTLFVAGLSALCLTTSPFAAKDKKDAPGDFYNEVSRLNKVLSEVNRKYVEDVDPTELTDAALNGIRNILDPHTAVFSPKDYESLKVSMEGKFGGVGITISLRDNILTVISPLSGTPAFRLGIRAGDRIRKIDGKDTKGLTLDEAVNKLRGKIGTDVTVSIEREGVPDLMDFTITRAEIIVHAVPYYGMVSKDIGYIKLATFSDKTTSDVENALRSLQKQGMKKIILDMRYNPGGLLNQAIEISELFLKQGNVIVSTRGRTQKTESHARKNGIVKPDVPMVVLLNQGSASAAEIVSGALQDWDRALIIGKTSFGKGSVQTIFPLDNQGNALKLTTAFYYLPFGRCINKPENGIKGLKLLEEEYADEDGAEKADSTKKDTAKVDTFYTNNGRMMFGGGGITPDVEVELAPMPWVVQVQERMAMYFKFAVKIRPDLEKAGVKMDANWEVPDSLFTQFRDFCMKDTNFTKVKSNALVGVDQLEKSIIREQNYMGDSAKTVSDSTLAQRIADMRSALENNRNAQFEENKQYIKDGIKRELLTAFINDSVSTAFSLKQDKQLNEAIKYLSDMNLYKKAISAPAKKPSKKK; this is encoded by the coding sequence ATGCTGAACTTTCGCACTCTTTTTGTAGCAGGACTTTCGGCCCTGTGCCTTACGACAAGCCCTTTTGCGGCTAAAGACAAGAAGGACGCTCCGGGCGACTTCTACAACGAAGTCTCGCGCCTGAACAAGGTGCTTTCCGAAGTCAACCGCAAGTACGTGGAAGACGTGGACCCGACCGAGCTCACCGATGCAGCCCTGAACGGCATCCGCAACATCCTGGACCCGCACACAGCGGTTTTCTCCCCCAAGGACTACGAAAGCCTGAAAGTCTCGATGGAAGGAAAGTTCGGCGGCGTAGGCATTACTATTAGCCTCCGCGACAACATTCTGACCGTGATTTCGCCCTTGTCCGGCACTCCGGCATTCCGCCTCGGCATCCGCGCAGGCGACCGCATCCGCAAAATCGATGGCAAGGACACCAAGGGACTCACCCTCGACGAAGCGGTGAACAAGCTCCGCGGTAAAATCGGCACCGACGTGACCGTCTCCATTGAACGCGAAGGGGTTCCCGACCTGATGGACTTCACCATCACCCGCGCCGAAATCATCGTGCACGCCGTGCCCTATTACGGCATGGTTTCCAAGGATATCGGCTACATCAAGCTCGCCACCTTTAGCGACAAGACCACGAGCGACGTGGAAAACGCACTCCGGAGCCTGCAGAAGCAGGGCATGAAGAAGATTATCCTCGACATGCGCTACAACCCGGGTGGACTCCTGAACCAGGCCATTGAAATCAGCGAACTGTTCCTGAAGCAGGGGAACGTCATCGTGAGTACGCGCGGCCGCACCCAAAAAACCGAAAGCCACGCCCGTAAGAACGGCATCGTGAAGCCTGACGTGCCGATGGTCGTCCTTTTGAACCAGGGTTCCGCCAGCGCCGCCGAAATTGTTTCGGGCGCCCTCCAGGACTGGGACCGTGCCTTGATTATCGGTAAGACCTCCTTCGGTAAGGGCTCCGTGCAGACGATTTTCCCGCTCGATAACCAAGGAAACGCCCTCAAGCTCACCACGGCCTTCTACTACCTGCCCTTCGGACGTTGCATCAACAAGCCCGAAAACGGCATCAAGGGCCTTAAGCTTTTGGAAGAAGAATACGCCGACGAAGACGGTGCAGAAAAGGCCGACTCCACAAAGAAGGACACCGCCAAGGTGGATACCTTCTACACCAACAACGGACGCATGATGTTCGGCGGTGGCGGAATCACCCCCGACGTCGAAGTGGAACTCGCCCCGATGCCTTGGGTGGTGCAGGTTCAGGAACGCATGGCGATGTACTTCAAGTTCGCCGTCAAGATTCGCCCCGACCTCGAAAAGGCGGGCGTCAAGATGGACGCCAACTGGGAAGTCCCCGACAGCCTGTTTACGCAGTTCCGCGACTTCTGCATGAAGGACACGAACTTTACCAAGGTGAAAAGCAACGCGCTCGTCGGAGTGGACCAGCTTGAAAAGAGCATTATCCGCGAACAGAACTACATGGGCGACAGTGCAAAGACCGTGAGCGATTCCACGCTTGCCCAGCGCATCGCCGACATGCGCTCTGCACTCGAAAACAACCGCAACGCCCAGTTCGAAGAAAACAAGCAGTATATCAAGGACGGCATCAAGCGCGAACTCTTGACCGCATTTATCAACGACTCCGTCAGCACCGCGTTCTCCTTGAAGCAGGACAAGCAGCTGAACGAGGCTATCAAGTACCTGAGCGACATGAACCTCTATAAGAAGGCGATCAGCGCTCCGGCGAAAAAGCCCTCCAAGAAGAAGTAG